The following proteins are co-located in the Rattus norvegicus strain BN/NHsdMcwi chromosome X, GRCr8, whole genome shotgun sequence genome:
- the Fancd2osl1 gene encoding uncharacterized protein LOC686031, with protein sequence MAGYQLWSPWSPLDESLQWLRHTTPTFASKHPFRFSPFFPQSPCDVEVQQCFHEVAVVSVMPRMIAARSSELPGHPLEPQKGTAAKKTPTIRKPQPIRLLGVDSVFGRVITVQPPKWTGTFKISKTSAFSKIISKEQQWPTGLKEPQIEMTLAMCKQMLRSILLLYAIYKKCTFALQHSQ encoded by the coding sequence ATGGCAGGATACCAGCTCTGGTCCCCCTGGAGCCCCCTAGATGAGAGTTTGCAATGGCTTCGCCACACAACACCTACTTTTGCTTCCAAACATCCTTTTAGATTCTCGCCTTTTTTCCCACAGAGCCCCTGTGATGTGGAAGTTCAACAGTGCTTTCACGAAGTAGCTGTGGTCTCTGTGATGCCCAGGATGATAGCCGCAAGGAGCTCAGAGTTACCTGGCCACCCACTTGAGCCACAGAAAGGAACAGCAGCCAAGAAGACACCAACGATTAGGAAGCCCCAGCCCATCAGACTCCTTGGGGTGGATTCAGTTTTTGGCAGGGTTATTACAGTCCAGCCACCCAAGTGGACTGGGACCTTCAAAATTTCTAAAACATCGGCCTTCAGCAAAATTATCAGCAAAGAACAACAGTGGCCCACTGGACTCAAGGAGCCCCAGATTGAGATGACACTGGCCATGTGCAAACAGATGCTACGCTCCATTCTTCTGCTGTATGCAATATACAAAAAGTGCACCTTTGCCCTGCAACACTCCCAGTAA